Proteins found in one Strigops habroptila isolate Jane chromosome 21, bStrHab1.2.pri, whole genome shotgun sequence genomic segment:
- the LOC115618420 gene encoding protein phosphatase 1 regulatory subunit 3C-B-like, whose product MPVDLAVRLCLGHSPPIRKLLNSYEELRGSRGRKPLRSCLNPKLSAEPEPERREKSGNSKGQKKKRVVFADTKGLSLTAVRFFSKIEEDLCDLQHALSDLACFRPWLRDSHPEACRYVLDFPQPSADYLAFRSRLHSNLVCLENCLIQDRALSGTVKVRNIEYEKKVMVRITFDGWKSFRDVSCQYIHSTYGSADTDIFSFELALPKPSVSRRAAEFCISFQCGQKTHWDNNHGRNYKICHTGMIRSPSRAVKSAGWEPLGAPGAAALVLSHLQSWRRAEAQAPYW is encoded by the coding sequence ATGCCGGTGGACCTGGCCGTGCGGCTCTGCCTGGGCCACTCGCCCCCCATCCGCAAGCTGCTGAACTCCTACGAGGAGCTGCGGGGCAGCCGCGGGCGCAAACCCCTCCGGTCCTGCCTCAACCCGAAGCTGAGCGCGGAACCCGAGCCCGAGCGGAGGGAGAAGAGCGGGAACTCCAAGGGCCAGAAGAAGAAGAGGGTCGTGTTTGCTGACACAAAGGGGCTCTCGCTGACGGCTGTGCGCTTCTTCTCAAAGATCGAGGAGGACCTGTGTGACTTGCAGCATGCCCTGTCTGACCTCGCCTGCTTCCGACCTTGGCTGCGGGACTCGCACCCAGAAGCGTGCAGGTACGTGCTGGACTTCCCACAGCCCTCTGCAGACTACCTGGCCTTCCGCAGCCGCCTGCACAGCAACCTCGTCTGCCTGGAGAACTGCCTGATCCAGGACCGTGCCCTGTCGGGGACAGTGAAGGTCAGAAACATTGAGTACGAGAAGAAGGTCATGGTCCGCATCACCTTTGATGGCTGGAAGAGCTTTCGGGACGTCTCCTGCCAGTACATCCATAGCACGTATGGCTCAGCCGACACAGACATCTTCTCCTTTGAGCTTGCCCTACCCAAGCCGTCTGTCTCCCGCAGGGCTGCAGAGTTCTGCATCTCCTTCCAGTGTGGACAGAAGACCCACTGGGACAACAACCACGGGAGGAACTACAAGATCTGCCACACGGGGATGATCCGGTCGCCCTCCCGTGCTGTCAAGAGCGCGGGCTGGGAGCCCCTGGGTGCCCCTGGGGCGGCTGCCCTGGTCCTGTCCCACCTGCAGAGCTGGCGGCGAGCGGAGGCCCAGGCTCCCTACTGGTAG